The Thermotoga sp. SG1 genome includes a window with the following:
- a CDS encoding radical SAM protein, translating into MILRASVGTLQRLEGKTVFGMDTAYLMLGERCVYNCLYCSQARSSTSPSHFLSRVVWKEISSDLLDKLNVHFKRVCVQVISQPGYRKALRSIVPRFTIPVSLSVRPVSLEEVSEYFELGVDRVGIAVDVPRKDLFEKIRGGNYERHLSILEKASEMFPGKITTHVIVGLGERDRDIIEFFLWTKERKITFSLFAFTPIKGTALEKKGKPSLERYRRIQLSIYLLEKDLITPKDIIFDQNDRIIDVRWFGGVPEEAFRTRGCPHCTRPYYNESPKGPVYNVHWR; encoded by the coding sequence ATGATACTGAGGGCCTCAGTAGGAACACTTCAAAGGTTGGAAGGGAAAACTGTCTTCGGTATGGACACAGCATACCTCATGCTCGGTGAGAGGTGTGTGTACAATTGTCTATACTGTTCCCAAGCAAGGTCTTCCACTTCCCCTTCACATTTCCTCTCCCGGGTTGTCTGGAAAGAGATCTCCAGTGATCTTCTTGACAAACTGAACGTTCATTTCAAAAGGGTGTGTGTTCAAGTCATCTCCCAGCCAGGTTACAGGAAGGCTCTCCGTTCTATCGTTCCAAGGTTCACAATACCTGTCTCTCTGAGTGTAAGGCCAGTCAGTTTGGAAGAGGTGTCAGAGTACTTCGAACTGGGAGTCGATAGAGTGGGAATCGCTGTGGACGTTCCGAGAAAAGATCTCTTCGAGAAGATCAGAGGTGGAAACTACGAAAGACATCTTTCCATCCTTGAGAAAGCCTCGGAAATGTTCCCGGGGAAGATCACAACGCACGTTATAGTGGGACTGGGAGAGAGAGATAGAGATATCATCGAATTTTTCCTCTGGACAAAGGAGAGAAAAATCACCTTCTCTCTTTTTGCCTTCACTCCCATAAAGGGTACCGCTCTGGAGAAGAAAGGAAAGCCTTCTCTGGAGCGTTACAGAAGGATCCAGCTTTCGATATATCTTTTGGAAAAGGATCTGATAACACCGAAGGATATCATTTTTGATCAAAATGATAGAATAATTGACGTCAGATGGTTTGGTGGTGTTCCAGAAGAGGCGTTCAGAACTAGAGGCTGTCCACATTGTACACGCCCTTATTACAACGAAAGCCCAAAGGGACCAGTTTACAACGTGCACTGGAGGTGA
- a CDS encoding DUF4899 domain-containing protein, producing the protein MDLYFVKFRATSKLTSEVVQGYFLGKLNQVPEYDFFVVPGRYARKYSVDLTGGFEDFLEDFRIKKEKALVDVAESSTLTDEFFDFWLIQSRRQNLRLIGSELFRLTENGDHEALRVFISDILREWSEKSEVEIVATPLNFEEVSLEAVKQHFEKLSTEAVFSVLQREDLKNLPEIFPVLDPLNGVTIKEIDVEDVVDFVILNYGNGEISEKFKNFLRERFGTENVASLPGKLISKELIKTKSGNFYLLKVEFDEGIYGKAIVSPNLKIKYGENRVKTSDEEWMEKIGEILEGKKASKEKKKPPSRKYAQPVQAVTSSDFFLAFVLALLVMGILLILSYLLFS; encoded by the coding sequence GTGGATCTCTATTTTGTGAAGTTCAGGGCAACCTCAAAGCTGACATCGGAAGTCGTCCAGGGTTATTTTCTTGGAAAATTGAATCAGGTTCCTGAATACGACTTCTTCGTTGTCCCTGGCCGATACGCAAGGAAGTACTCTGTCGACCTTACTGGAGGTTTCGAGGATTTTCTCGAAGATTTCAGAATAAAAAAGGAGAAAGCACTGGTGGATGTTGCGGAGAGCTCTACTCTGACGGATGAGTTCTTCGACTTCTGGTTGATACAGTCCAGAAGACAGAACCTCCGTCTCATCGGAAGCGAGCTGTTCAGGCTCACCGAAAATGGTGATCACGAAGCCTTGAGAGTGTTCATCTCCGATATCCTGAGGGAGTGGTCTGAAAAGTCTGAGGTGGAAATTGTCGCCACCCCATTGAACTTCGAAGAAGTATCTCTTGAGGCGGTGAAGCAACACTTCGAAAAACTTTCGACGGAGGCGGTGTTCAGCGTCCTCCAAAGGGAAGATCTCAAAAACCTCCCCGAGATCTTTCCCGTTCTCGACCCCTTGAACGGTGTCACCATAAAGGAGATAGACGTTGAAGACGTGGTGGATTTTGTGATCCTCAACTATGGAAATGGCGAAATTTCTGAAAAATTCAAGAATTTTCTCAGAGAGAGGTTTGGAACAGAGAATGTGGCGAGTCTTCCAGGAAAGCTGATATCGAAAGAACTCATAAAGACGAAAAGTGGCAACTTTTACCTTCTAAAAGTTGAATTCGACGAGGGCATCTACGGAAAGGCCATAGTGTCGCCAAACCTGAAGATAAAGTACGGTGAAAACAGGGTGAAGACTTCCGATGAAGAATGGATGGAAAAAATCGGGGAAATACTGGAAGGGAAGAAAGCATCAAAAGAGAAAAAAAAGCCGCCTTCAAGAAAGTACGCACAACCTGTTCAGGCGGTGACGAGTTCGGATTTCTTCCTGGCATTCGTTCTGGCTTTGCTCGTGATGGGGATACTTCTGATCCTGTCTTATCTTCTGTTCAGTTAG
- a CDS encoding glucose-1-phosphate adenylyltransferase, translating to MGNVVAMILAGGQGTRLGVLTERVAKPAVPFGGKYRLIDFTLSNCVNSGIYRVGVLTQYRPHVLAKHIGIGRPWDLDRKDGGVEILPPYVGRNESDWYKGTANAVYQNLEFLEENDAELVLVLSGDHVYAMNYNDLIDYHLLKGADGTIACMEVPLEEASRFGIMITDVEGRIVDFEEKPPKPRSNLASLGIYVFNYEFLKRVLIEDENDPNSSHDFGKDVIPRILRENKGSLYAFRFDGYWRDVGTIRSYWEANLELVLPVPSFNLYDPNWRFFTHSEEMPPAYVAPEAKTSTSLVSEGAEVYGEVFNSVIFQGVRIGKGTVVKNSVIMTKTEIGENCYLENVIVAENVKIGNNVKMGVGEDAESKLDSKIYTGLLTVVGMNSTIPDGVVIGKNCVIGVGVKPEDFKTKKLESGDFVLPREE from the coding sequence CAAAACCCGCTGTACCGTTTGGGGGGAAATACCGCCTCATAGATTTCACGCTGAGCAACTGTGTGAACTCCGGTATATACAGAGTAGGAGTACTCACGCAGTACAGACCACACGTTCTGGCAAAACACATAGGAATAGGTAGACCCTGGGATCTGGACAGAAAGGACGGAGGAGTGGAAATCCTGCCACCTTACGTTGGAAGAAACGAATCTGACTGGTACAAGGGAACGGCGAACGCGGTGTATCAGAACCTGGAATTTCTGGAAGAAAACGATGCAGAGCTCGTTCTGGTTCTATCCGGTGACCACGTCTACGCGATGAACTACAACGACTTGATAGACTATCATCTGTTGAAAGGAGCAGACGGTACGATAGCCTGTATGGAGGTGCCTCTGGAGGAAGCGAGTAGATTCGGTATCATGATAACGGACGTCGAAGGGAGAATCGTGGACTTCGAGGAAAAACCACCAAAGCCTCGCTCAAATCTTGCTTCCCTTGGAATCTATGTGTTCAACTATGAATTCCTGAAGAGGGTTCTCATAGAGGACGAAAACGATCCGAACAGTTCGCACGATTTCGGAAAAGATGTGATACCGAGGATTTTAAGAGAAAACAAAGGGTCCCTCTATGCGTTCAGGTTCGATGGATACTGGAGGGATGTGGGGACCATCAGATCTTACTGGGAAGCAAACTTGGAACTCGTTCTTCCCGTTCCTTCCTTCAACCTTTACGATCCAAATTGGAGATTCTTCACCCATTCTGAAGAGATGCCACCGGCGTACGTGGCACCGGAGGCGAAAACTTCCACTTCTCTTGTTAGCGAGGGTGCAGAAGTGTACGGAGAAGTTTTCAATTCTGTGATCTTTCAGGGAGTAAGGATCGGGAAGGGTACCGTCGTGAAAAACTCGGTGATAATGACGAAGACAGAGATAGGAGAAAATTGTTATCTGGAAAACGTGATAGTGGCAGAGAATGTGAAGATAGGAAACAACGTGAAAATGGGAGTGGGTGAGGACGCAGAAAGCAAACTTGATTCCAAGATCTACACGGGACTTTTGACGGTGGTGGGAATGAATTCAACGATACCGGACGGCGTGGTAATTGGGAAAAACTGTGTAATAGGTGTTGGTGTAAAGCCCGAGGACTTTAAAACAAAGAAATTGGAGTCAGGAGACTTTGTCTTGCCCAGGGAGGAATGA
- the rsxC gene encoding electron transport complex subunit RsxC: MLTFKGGVHPPQLKDWTKEKPIEKMPLPQKVYVFLLNHAGSPSKALVSPGDEVKTGQIIGEPDGFISAYLHSPVTGKVIEIKKILHPVAGKPVEAVVIERTSDDEWVGLETGDFERMSEEEILDVIKKAGIVGLGGAMFPTHVKLSPPPEKKIDTLIINGAECEPVLTIDHRLMLEKAEDILQGILIMMKVLGVQKAVVGVESNKMDAYNHLKKVFKGHPVDVALLKTKYPQGAEKQLIYAITGRKVPRGGLPMDVGVVVQNVGTCVAVKEAVVDGKPLVERGMTVSGDAVRDPKNLIVRIGTPVKDVLEYCGGIDEYTERVILGGPMMGISITSLDTPVMKGTSGITAFLPKKPQPQKPCIRCSECVQVCPMNLQPYLLYLLSTKRRYDEAVENGLMDCIECGSCTYTCPSKIEHVRYIKLAKTVYRATRRGRK; this comes from the coding sequence GTGCTCACTTTCAAAGGAGGAGTACATCCTCCACAGTTGAAAGATTGGACAAAGGAAAAACCAATCGAAAAGATGCCACTTCCTCAGAAAGTCTACGTTTTTCTGTTGAACCATGCCGGAAGTCCCTCCAAAGCACTAGTTTCACCCGGTGATGAGGTGAAAACGGGACAGATCATTGGAGAGCCAGATGGTTTCATCTCGGCTTACCTTCACTCTCCTGTGACGGGAAAGGTGATCGAGATAAAAAAGATCCTTCATCCAGTCGCTGGAAAACCCGTTGAAGCCGTCGTGATCGAAAGAACCTCCGATGACGAATGGGTGGGGCTGGAAACAGGTGATTTCGAACGCATGTCGGAAGAGGAGATACTGGACGTTATCAAGAAGGCGGGAATAGTTGGACTCGGTGGAGCCATGTTTCCCACCCACGTGAAACTCTCACCACCTCCTGAGAAGAAGATAGACACCCTGATCATCAACGGTGCAGAATGTGAACCCGTCCTCACAATAGATCACAGACTGATGTTGGAGAAGGCAGAAGACATACTCCAGGGAATTTTGATCATGATGAAAGTGCTGGGAGTTCAGAAGGCAGTGGTCGGAGTGGAAAGCAACAAGATGGATGCCTACAATCACTTGAAGAAGGTCTTCAAAGGACATCCCGTTGATGTGGCACTTCTCAAGACAAAGTACCCTCAGGGAGCAGAAAAGCAGCTCATATACGCCATCACAGGAAGGAAGGTCCCAAGAGGCGGTCTTCCTATGGACGTCGGGGTAGTCGTTCAAAACGTTGGAACCTGTGTTGCTGTGAAAGAAGCGGTCGTTGATGGAAAACCCCTTGTAGAAAGAGGCATGACGGTCAGCGGTGACGCTGTCAGAGATCCGAAAAATCTCATTGTCAGAATCGGAACACCCGTAAAAGACGTACTCGAGTACTGCGGTGGGATCGATGAATACACGGAACGGGTCATTCTGGGTGGTCCCATGATGGGAATTTCTATAACAAGCCTTGACACTCCCGTTATGAAGGGAACCTCCGGAATAACGGCCTTTCTTCCAAAAAAACCCCAACCTCAGAAACCCTGTATAAGATGTAGTGAGTGTGTTCAGGTGTGTCCGATGAATCTTCAGCCCTATCTGCTTTATCTTCTTTCCACGAAGAGAAGATACGATGAGGCAGTGGAAAACGGTCTCATGGACTGTATAGAGTGTGGATCCTGCACGTACACCTGTCCGTCCAAGATAGAGCACGTGAGATACATAAAACTTGCCAAAACCGTCTATCGGGCCACAAGGAGGGGTAGAAAATGA